The genomic region TGGGCCGGGCAGCCCAGTCGGCTGCTCAACGCGGGCAATGCTGTCGTGCCCTTCACCGGCCGCGAGGAGGAACTGAGCGAGCTGGAGGACTGGTGCGACGGCGGCGACGGCGGCCTCGCGGTCCGCTGGCTGCACGGTGCCGGCGGGCGGGGCAAGACCCGGCTGGCCGATGAGCTGGCCGCGACGTCCGCCCGGTACGGCTGGAAGACGATCGTCGCCCGGCACGGAGGCGCGGTGGTGCCGGAGTCCGGGGGCAGCATTGACGGCCGCGTCGGCGACCGCCGCGGGCTCCTGGTCCTGGTGGACTACGCCGACCGCTGGCCCCTGCGGGACCTGGCCTGGCTGTTCGCGAACAGCGTGCTCGGCGGCAGCCCCGGGCGGCGGACACCGGTGCGCGTGCTGATGCTGGCCCGCTCCGCTCACGCGTGGCCCGCGGTGAAATCCGTGATCGGCGACCGGGCCGCCACCTCGGACCAGGAGCTGGAGGCCCTGCCCGCAGACCCCGGCGGCCGGGAGGACGTGTTCGCCGCCGCCCGCACCAGGTTCGCCGAGCTGTACCGGCGGACCGACGCCGCCACGGCCCCCTCGTCCCTCCCTCTGGAACACCCCGCCTTCGGGCTCACCCTCACCGTGCACATGGCCGCCCTGGTCGCGGTCGACGCCCACGTCCACGGCCGCAGGCCTCCTCATGACACGGCCGGTCTGTCGGCCTATCTGCTGGAGCGGGAACACGAGCACTGGAGGCGGCTGTACGAGAACGGCGCGGCCGGGCTGGACTTCCGTACGTCACCGGACGACATGGCGAGCGTGTCGTTCGTCGCCGCCCTGACCGGGGCCTCGACCTGGGAGGACGGTGCGGCGGCGCTGGAACGGGCCGCCCTGGCCACCGCGCCCGAGGCCGTACGGTCCCTGCTGCGGGACCACGCGCGCTGCTACCCGCCCCTCGACCCGCAGACGGTGCTCGAACCGCTGTATCCCGACCGGCTGGCCGAGGACTTCCTGGCCTTGACCGTGCCGGGCCACGCGGTCACCGGCTACCGCGCGGACGCCTGGGCGACGGGGGTCCCGAAAGCGCTGCTGACCGCACCCGGCGGCGCCGCCCGCGCCCCTCGCGCCCTCACGTTGCTGGCTTCGGCGGCCGACCGGTGGCCGCACCTCGCCGAGAAGGTCCTGTAGCCCCTGCTGCGGGAGAGAGCGGACCTCGCCATCGACGCCGGCAGCGCCGCGCTGGTGGCCATCGCCGGTATACCGGGCGCGGACAGGGCGAGTCTCAGCGCCATCGAACACGCCGCGTTCGCCAAGGTGGGCGGGATGCCGCACGTCAACCTGGACACCGGCCTCGCCGCGATCGCCGTGCGCCTCGCCACCCTCACCGAGCCCGGCGCCACCGACGCCGAACGGGCCCGGCTGCACGCCCACCTCAACAGGAAGCTCCGCAACGCCGGGCAGCGGGCACAGGCCCTGGACCATGCCCAGCGGGCCGTGGACCTCTACGGCGAGCTGGCCCGGGCCGACCGGGGCGTCCACTCCCGCGAGCTGGCGGGGGCACTGTCCGCCCTTGCCATCGATCTGGCGCACGCCGGGCAGCGGGCAGAGGCCCTGGAGCGCTCCCAGCAGGCCGTCGACCTCTACGGCGAACTGGCCCGGGCGGACCCGGAAGCCCACCTGCCGCTGCTGTCGGAGGCGCTGGGCAACCATGCGAACCGGCTGGCCGACGCCAGGCGGCGGGCGGAGGCCCTGGAGGTCTCCGAACGCGCACTCGGCCTGATCGAGTCGCTGTTCGAGGCCGCCACGGACCCCGAGCGCTACCGGGGCTCCCTGGCGACGGCGCTGGACAACCACGCCAACCTGCTGTCCGAGGCCGGGCGGCACGAGGAGGCGCTGGACTGCTCCCGCCGTGCCGCGGACCACTACCGGATGCTGGGCGCGAGCGATCCCGCGGTCTCCTGGCCCCTGCTGGCCAGGTTGTCGCACAACGACTCGATCCGGCACGCGTCGGCCGGGGATCTGACGGCGGCCGTGGCCGACTCCGCACTCGCCGCCCAGAACCTCATCGAGCTGGCCGAGATCAATCCGAGCGCCCACCTGCCGGCGCTGGCCGGGGCGCTGACCGCCCACACCGGCCACCTGTGGAGGTTCGGGCTGCGCGAGGAGGCCCTGGTGTACTCCCAGCGCGCCGTCGATGCCTGGGACGAGCTGGCGGACGAGGACCGCCGCGCCCACCTGCCCGGCCTGGCGGCGGCCCTGCGCAACCACGCGGTGTACCTCGCCCAGCTCGGTCGGCAGGAACAGGCACTGGACCTCTCCCGGGGGGCCATCGGCCTGTGCGAGGAACTCGTCGAGGCCGACCGCGAAGCCCACCTCCCCGATCTGGCCCGTGGGTTGTGGGCGTTCGCACTCGCCAGGACCATTTTGGACACCGACCTCGACGACGCGCTCACGGCGGCCGCCCGGGCGGCGCGGATCTACCGGGATCTCGCCGAGCACGAACCGGACGAGTTCACCGAAGACCTGCTCGGCGGCTACGCCCTTTTCGCCGACCTGCTGGAGCGGCGCGGCCTTACCGGCGAAGCCAGTGAGTTCCGCCTCCGTACCGCCAAGCTGCGGGCGAAGGCGGCAGGCGCGGGCCCGGACGGGGCGGAGGAGCTCGAACGGGTCTTCCGGGCCGAGGCCGAGGCCGGCCACGTACCCGCGATGATCGACCTCGGCTACCTGCTGGCGAAGGCCGGCCGGACGGAGGAGGCCGAGCCGTGGTACCGGCGCGCCGCCGAAACCGGCCACCGCACGGCCATCGCCCTGCTGGCCGGGCTGCTGGGCATGACGGGGCGGAGCGCCGAGGCCGAACCGTGGCTGGAGCGGTCCGCCCGGGCCGGCGACGTCACGGCCATGGGCCTGCTCGGCGAGTGGTTGGCGAGGACCGGCCGGGGAGAGGAGGCCGAGCCGTGGCTGCGGCAGGCCGCGGACGCGGGTGGGACCGACGCGATGTGCGACCTCGGTGTCCTGCTGGAGTACACCCGGCGGACGGAGGAGGCCGAGCGGTACTACCGGAGCGCCGCCGAGGCGGGCCACCTCCGGGCAGCCCGTCTCCTGGGCGTCCTGCTGTACGAGGCCGGCCGGGCGGAGGAGGCAGAGCGGTTCCTGCGGCGCGCTGCCGAAGCCGGTGACGCGGCCTCGATGAGCAACCTCGGCACCCTGCTGTACGGATCAGGGCGGCTGCCGGAGGCCGAGCAGTGGTACCGGCGTGCCGTCGACGCCGGGTTCGACCGCGCCATGTACGACATCGCCGTCCTGTTGGAGAGGACCCGGCGGACGGACGAGGCCGAGCAGTGGTACCGGCGCGCCGCCGAAACCGGTCACGTGGCGGCCACCGCCGCCCTGGCCACCCGGCTGTGCGAGAGCGGCCGGCTGCAGGAGGCCGAGCCCTGGCTGCGGCGCGCGGCCGAGGCCGGGAACGGGGGCTCGATGATCAACCTGGGGCTCCTGCTGGACCGAACGGGCCGGTCCGGGGAGGCCGAATCGTGGCTGCGGCGCGCGGTCGAGGCCGGGGAGGTCCAGGCGTCGGGTCCGCTCGGCAGCTTGCTCTGCGAGGCCGGCCGGCTGCGGGACGCCGAGCCGTGGCTGAGGCGCGCGGGCGACGCGGGAGACGTCAACGCCATGATGAACATGGGCTTCGTACTGCTCCACACCGGCCGGCGGGCAGAGGCCGAGGAGTGGTACCGGCGCGCCGCGGCCGCGGGCGACAAGGACGCCGCCAAGGCGCTCCGCGGCCCGCTGTTCAAGGCCGGCCGGGCCACCGGGCCGGGGCCCCGGCGGCGTTGGGGCATCCGCCGACCCGACTGACCGCCGCACCCCCACCGGGCGCGCGCCGGGCGGTGAGACGATCGGGCCATGAACGAGATCATCCTGATGGCCGATCCCAAGGTGTCCGCGATAGCCGTCCACGAACGCGGCGAGCCGCTCGTCGACGTACGCGAAGCCGGGCTCCTGCTGGTCGACCCGCGCAAGGCCGACGGGGCGGGCTGCTACGCCTTACTGCGGGAAGGCGTACTCCAACGACTGCTGCACGCCCAGGAGTTGCTCCCCGACGGCCTGCGCCTGCTGTTCGTCGAGGGCTACCGGCCGCCGGCTCTCCAGCGCCGGTACTTCGACGAGTACCTCAGCGGGCTGCGTGCCGGACGCCCGGACTTCCCGGAGGCGGAGCTGTACGCCCTGGCGAGCCGCTACGTGTCCCCGCCGGAGATCGCCCCGCACAGCGCGGGAGCGGCGGTGGACCTGACCCTCGCCGAGGAGGACGGGACGGAACTCGACCTCGGCACCCGCGTGAACGCCGACCCGGAGGAGAGCGCGGGCGCCTGCTACACGGACGCGCCGCACATCGGCCCCGCCGCCCGCGCGAACCGGGAGATCCTCGGCGCCGCCCTCGCCGCCGTCGGCCTGGTCAACTACCCCACGGAGTGGTGGCATTGGTCCTACGGGGACCGCTACTGGGCCCTCGCCACCGGTTCACCCACCGCCCTCTACGGCCCGGCCTCCCCGCCGCCCCTCAGCCGACGACCCGCAGGCGCGTGACACCCGGGTCGGCGGCGCCGCGGAGGTGTCCGCCCGGCGCCGTCGCCGTGCGCTGGAGGAAGCGCACCGTCTCCGCGGTGACGGTCTCGCCCGGCAGCACGTTGGGGATGCCCGGCGGGTAGGCGGCCAGGGTGTCGGCGGAGACCAGGCCGACCGCCTCGGCCGTCGGCACCAGCCGGGTGGGACCCATGAACGCTTCCCGGGCGGTGAGGCGCGTGGGCCCGGGCGCCGGCAGGGAGAGCCGCAGCGGTTCGTCGCCGGCGCCGCCGCCGCCGAGCGGGGA from Streptomyces sp. NBC_00190 harbors:
- a CDS encoding tetratricopeptide repeat protein, which gives rise to MAIAGIPGADRASLSAIEHAAFAKVGGMPHVNLDTGLAAIAVRLATLTEPGATDAERARLHAHLNRKLRNAGQRAQALDHAQRAVDLYGELARADRGVHSRELAGALSALAIDLAHAGQRAEALERSQQAVDLYGELARADPEAHLPLLSEALGNHANRLADARRRAEALEVSERALGLIESLFEAATDPERYRGSLATALDNHANLLSEAGRHEEALDCSRRAADHYRMLGASDPAVSWPLLARLSHNDSIRHASAGDLTAAVADSALAAQNLIELAEINPSAHLPALAGALTAHTGHLWRFGLREEALVYSQRAVDAWDELADEDRRAHLPGLAAALRNHAVYLAQLGRQEQALDLSRGAIGLCEELVEADREAHLPDLARGLWAFALARTILDTDLDDALTAAARAARIYRDLAEHEPDEFTEDLLGGYALFADLLERRGLTGEASEFRLRTAKLRAKAAGAGPDGAEELERVFRAEAEAGHVPAMIDLGYLLAKAGRTEEAEPWYRRAAETGHRTAIALLAGLLGMTGRSAEAEPWLERSARAGDVTAMGLLGEWLARTGRGEEAEPWLRQAADAGGTDAMCDLGVLLEYTRRTEEAERYYRSAAEAGHLRAARLLGVLLYEAGRAEEAERFLRRAAEAGDAASMSNLGTLLYGSGRLPEAEQWYRRAVDAGFDRAMYDIAVLLERTRRTDEAEQWYRRAAETGHVAATAALATRLCESGRLQEAEPWLRRAAEAGNGGSMINLGLLLDRTGRSGEAESWLRRAVEAGEVQASGPLGSLLCEAGRLRDAEPWLRRAGDAGDVNAMMNMGFVLLHTGRRAEAEEWYRRAAAAGDKDAAKALRGPLFKAGRATGPGPRRRWGIRRPD
- a CDS encoding M15 family metallopeptidase, which produces MNEIILMADPKVSAIAVHERGEPLVDVREAGLLLVDPRKADGAGCYALLREGVLQRLLHAQELLPDGLRLLFVEGYRPPALQRRYFDEYLSGLRAGRPDFPEAELYALASRYVSPPEIAPHSAGAAVDLTLAEEDGTELDLGTRVNADPEESAGACYTDAPHIGPAARANREILGAALAAVGLVNYPTEWWHWSYGDRYWALATGSPTALYGPASPPPLSRRPAGA